The following are encoded in a window of Gammaproteobacteria bacterium genomic DNA:
- a CDS encoding NusG domain II-containing protein, translating into MFRGMVKAGDAAAILALCLLNASLYVFFYREGAPGDYLVVEVAGQERERRRLERQDAFAVQGEAGASTIEIGDGRARFLSSPCLRKYCIRRGWIDRDRDIAVCVPNRVSIRIASASAEGEQGFDSINY; encoded by the coding sequence ATGTTCCGGGGCATGGTCAAGGCGGGAGACGCAGCTGCCATCCTGGCGCTGTGTCTCCTCAACGCCTCTTTGTACGTATTCTTTTACCGGGAGGGTGCGCCCGGAGATTACCTGGTGGTGGAAGTGGCGGGTCAGGAGCGGGAAAGACGGCGCCTGGAGCGGCAAGACGCCTTTGCCGTGCAAGGGGAAGCAGGGGCCAGCACGATAGAGATCGGCGACGGCAGGGCCAGGTTCCTCTCCTCGCCGTGCCTGAGAAAATATTGCATACGCCGGGGCTGGATTGACCGCGACCGCGATATCGCCGTGTGCGTGCCCAACCGGGTCTCCATTCGCATCGCGTCCGCGTCCGCGGAAGGAGAACAGGGATTTGACAGCATCAACTACTGA